One Campylobacter concisus DNA window includes the following coding sequences:
- a CDS encoding DNA-processing protein DprA, translating to MKLEIIPEALNRLKNPPKELNFIGDTSLLSMPKVAVVGSRKASVYTKECVTALCAALKSANVCVVSGGAIGVDITAHKAAMPLTIGVFANGLDIIYPAQNKVAIREIYEKGLALSEYDEGEPPIAYRFLERNRIVVGLAQALVVAQADLRSGSMQSARLANELKIPLFVLPQRINESSGTNALLASKKAELIDDYVKFASLFGEVKEQEKADDEILKFCKNGVSLDEALAKFGEIIYEYELDGLVEISNLRVKSAL from the coding sequence ATGAAGCTTGAAATCATCCCAGAGGCGCTAAATAGGCTAAAAAATCCCCCAAAAGAGCTAAATTTCATAGGCGATACCTCGCTTCTTAGCATGCCAAAAGTAGCAGTCGTTGGCTCAAGAAAGGCAAGCGTCTATACAAAAGAGTGTGTTACAGCACTTTGCGCAGCGCTAAAAAGCGCAAATGTCTGCGTGGTAAGTGGTGGAGCTATCGGCGTGGATATCACGGCGCACAAGGCTGCCATGCCGCTAACTATCGGTGTTTTTGCAAATGGACTTGACATCATCTATCCAGCACAAAACAAAGTAGCGATAAGAGAAATTTATGAAAAAGGCTTGGCTCTAAGCGAGTATGACGAGGGCGAGCCACCGATCGCGTATAGATTTTTAGAGCGAAACCGCATAGTTGTGGGGCTTGCGCAAGCCCTTGTGGTCGCACAAGCTGATCTAAGAAGTGGCTCGATGCAAAGTGCAAGGCTTGCAAATGAGCTTAAAATCCCTCTCTTTGTCCTGCCTCAGCGCATAAATGAGAGTAGTGGGACAAATGCCTTACTGGCTAGCAAAAAGGCCGAGCTTATCGATGATTACGTTAAATTTGCCTCACTTTTTGGCGAGGTAAAAGAGCAAGAAAAAGCTGATGATGAGATATTGAAATTTTGCAAAAATGGCGTTAGCCTTGATGAAGCATTGGCTAAATTTGGCGAGATCATCTATGAATACGAGCTTGACGGGCTAGTTGAAATTTCAAATTTAAGAGTAAAAAGCGCGTTATGA
- the rpsF gene encoding 30S ribosomal protein S6 produces MKHYELLFILKPTLTEEEVKAKVDFVKEVITKNGGEIATVVEMGTRKLAYTIKKYERGTYFVIYYKAPPALLAELTRNVRITEDIIRFLSVKYENKREIAAWERLCKGIKQTIKKETREPRAPREPRAEKVDEQTFTEE; encoded by the coding sequence ATGAAACATTACGAGCTTTTATTTATTCTTAAGCCGACGTTGACGGAAGAGGAAGTTAAAGCTAAAGTTGATTTCGTAAAAGAAGTCATAACAAAAAACGGCGGCGAGATCGCTACTGTCGTTGAGATGGGCACTAGAAAGCTAGCTTATACCATCAAAAAATATGAGCGTGGAACATATTTTGTTATCTACTACAAAGCTCCACCAGCACTTCTTGCAGAGCTTACAAGAAACGTAAGGATCACTGAAGATATCATAAGATTTTTAAGCGTTAAATATGAAAACAAACGCGAAATCGCAGCTTGGGAAAGACTTTGCAAAGGTATCAAACAAACTATCAAAAAAGAGACTCGCGAGCCAAGAGCACCACGCGAGCCAAGAGCTGAAAAAGTAGACGAGCAAACATTTACAGAAGAATAA
- the ilvC gene encoding ketol-acid reductoisomerase, translating into MAINVYYDKDCDLSLIQSRKVAIIGFGSQGHAHAENLRDNGVSVVIGLAKGGRSWAKAEAKGFEVKTVSEATKGADVVMILTPDELQAEIYKNEIEPNLKDHAAIAFGHGFNVHFGQIKAPANIDVIMIAPKAPGHTVRSEFLRGGGIPDLIAVEQNASGKAKEIALSYACGIGGGRTGIIETTFKDETETDLFGEQAVLCGGLCALVNAGFDTLVEAGYEPEMAYFECLHELKLIVDLMYQGGMADMRYSISNTAEYGDYVSGVRVVGEESRKAMKEVLREIQNGKFAKDFILERKAGYVRMNAERGIAERSLLNKTGKKLRAMMPWITNGKLIDQSKN; encoded by the coding sequence ATGGCTATAAATGTTTATTATGATAAAGACTGCGATTTAAGCCTTATTCAGAGTAGAAAAGTAGCAATCATCGGCTTTGGCTCGCAAGGTCACGCACACGCTGAAAATTTAAGAGATAATGGCGTAAGTGTCGTAATCGGTCTTGCAAAAGGTGGCAGAAGCTGGGCAAAAGCTGAGGCAAAGGGCTTTGAAGTAAAAACTGTAAGCGAAGCTACAAAAGGTGCTGATGTAGTTATGATCCTAACACCAGATGAGCTTCAAGCTGAAATTTATAAAAATGAGATCGAGCCAAATTTAAAAGATCACGCTGCTATCGCATTTGGACATGGTTTTAATGTTCATTTTGGACAGATCAAAGCTCCAGCAAACATAGACGTCATCATGATCGCTCCAAAAGCCCCAGGACACACAGTTAGAAGCGAATTTTTAAGAGGTGGCGGCATACCTGATCTTATCGCTGTTGAGCAAAATGCAAGTGGAAAGGCTAAAGAGATCGCTCTAAGCTATGCTTGCGGTATAGGTGGCGGTAGAACTGGCATCATTGAGACAACATTTAAAGATGAAACTGAAACAGATTTATTTGGCGAGCAAGCTGTGCTTTGCGGTGGTCTTTGCGCACTTGTAAATGCTGGATTTGATACGCTTGTAGAAGCTGGATATGAGCCTGAGATGGCGTATTTTGAGTGCTTGCACGAGCTAAAACTAATCGTTGATCTAATGTATCAAGGCGGCATGGCTGATATGCGCTACTCTATCTCAAACACAGCTGAATATGGCGATTATGTAAGCGGTGTAAGAGTAGTTGGCGAAGAGAGCAGAAAAGCTATGAAAGAAGTTTTAAGAGAAATTCAAAATGGTAAATTTGCAAAAGACTTCATCCTAGAGAGAAAAGCAGGATATGTTAGAATGAACGCTGAGCGCGGTATAGCTGAGAGAAGCTTGCTAAATAAAACTGGCAAAAAACTTCGCGCAATGATGCCTTGGATAACTAATGGCAAACTTATAGATCAAAGCAAAAACTAA
- a CDS encoding single-stranded DNA-binding protein yields MFNKVVLVGNLTRDIELRYTTSGVAIGNSSIAVTRKITSNGERRDETCFIDISFFGKSAEIANQYLNKGSKLLIEGRLKFDQWTDNNGQNRSKHSIAVESMEMLGSNNQTQQGGYSMNSQNSGSYGQQGGYQNNQYNRQQEARPQAALQRKQESYSEVPDIDVDADSFNNEEIPF; encoded by the coding sequence ATGTTCAATAAAGTAGTATTAGTTGGAAATTTAACCAGAGATATAGAGCTTAGATATACTACTAGCGGCGTTGCCATAGGAAATTCTAGTATAGCTGTGACACGCAAAATCACCTCAAATGGGGAAAGAAGAGATGAGACTTGCTTTATTGATATATCATTTTTTGGCAAGAGTGCAGAGATAGCAAACCAATATCTCAACAAGGGATCAAAGCTGCTTATCGAAGGAAGACTTAAATTTGATCAGTGGACCGACAATAACGGACAAAATCGCTCAAAACACTCTATCGCCGTTGAGAGCATGGAGATGCTTGGCTCAAATAACCAAACGCAACAAGGCGGATACTCTATGAATAGCCAAAATAGCGGTAGCTACGGACAGCAAGGCGGATATCAAAATAACCAATATAACCGCCAACAAGAAGCTAGGCCACAAGCTGCGCTACAAAGAAAGCAAGAGAGTTATTCAGAAGTTCCTGATATAGACGTTGATGCTGATAGCTTCAACAATGAAGAAATACCGTTTTAA
- a CDS encoding RNB domain-containing ribonuclease, with product MKEFLTSLLVGIKEKEISNEDKEILRNLLNLGAVSLHKDKFYLNNGYVCGKLDISQNATGFIMPFDKRFKQDIIVENKNLNNSHLGDIVLAKLLPLKKKRQSAKIVMSLKLANETSVVYTKRFGAAILGVNLKTGLSTTLKATQKSLKMLPLGTLLKINNLNNEIVEVLGNLEDPLSDEKISLAIYNKNDKFSEACELEAKAFGDEVDASMYPNRVDLRNLDFCTIDPVDAKDFDDAIYFDDKKREIYVAIADVSEYVTAYSAIDSEAKKRGFSIYFPHISVPMLPRALSENICSLKPDVPRLAFCFKISLDANNEVKKEELFEAIILSKRRFNYDEIDEILEDKRECEISWIKPLFKLTTKLRKKRLLHAFDFRTKELRMSLDDEGQISQTRFESDSDSHRLVEDCMLLANKAAAKLITKGVFRNHASPDFKKIDTLLEDLQLLGLDFTYESDLANLIRKIQAKADELGNREEIDKLIIKSQKKAEYSSENLGHFGLGFDRYTHFTSPIRRYSDLILHRLLKAKISKDEKLYNFLLLNIQSTCATLSELEREADKVAYDFMDRKFARWAVANIDKEVRCYVSENQNVLVAKLDDHFVGARIFITGYSANLLQKLVVKITEADIASAKIFAKVVRKIDV from the coding sequence GTGAAAGAATTTTTAACATCACTTCTAGTTGGCATCAAAGAAAAAGAGATATCAAACGAAGATAAAGAGATCTTACGTAATCTCCTAAACCTTGGTGCCGTAAGCTTACATAAAGATAAATTTTACCTAAACAACGGCTATGTCTGCGGCAAGCTAGACATCAGCCAAAACGCAACTGGCTTTATCATGCCATTTGACAAGCGCTTCAAGCAAGATATCATCGTAGAAAATAAAAATTTAAACAACTCTCACCTTGGCGATATCGTGTTAGCAAAGCTTTTGCCACTTAAGAAAAAACGCCAAAGCGCTAAGATAGTGATGAGCCTAAAGCTTGCAAATGAGACTAGTGTGGTCTATACAAAACGCTTTGGGGCGGCCATTTTAGGGGTAAATTTAAAAACTGGGCTAAGCACAACCCTAAAGGCAACTCAAAAAAGCCTAAAGATGCTCCCACTTGGGACGCTACTAAAGATAAACAATCTAAACAACGAAATAGTCGAGGTTTTAGGAAATTTAGAAGATCCGCTAAGCGATGAGAAAATTTCGCTTGCTATTTATAATAAAAATGATAAATTTAGCGAGGCTTGCGAGCTTGAAGCAAAGGCATTTGGCGATGAAGTCGATGCTAGCATGTATCCAAACAGGGTTGATCTAAGAAATTTAGATTTTTGCACGATCGATCCAGTCGATGCTAAAGACTTTGACGATGCCATATATTTTGATGATAAAAAGCGCGAAATTTACGTAGCAATCGCCGATGTAAGCGAGTATGTGACCGCGTATAGCGCCATTGATAGCGAGGCTAAAAAAAGAGGCTTTTCTATCTATTTTCCGCACATTTCAGTGCCGATGTTACCACGAGCACTTAGTGAAAATATCTGCTCGCTAAAACCAGATGTGCCGCGCCTTGCATTTTGTTTTAAAATTTCACTCGATGCAAACAACGAGGTAAAAAAAGAGGAACTTTTTGAGGCGATAATCCTTTCAAAAAGACGCTTTAACTACGATGAGATCGATGAAATTTTAGAAGACAAAAGAGAGTGTGAAATTTCATGGATCAAGCCACTTTTTAAACTCACCACGAAGCTTCGCAAAAAAAGGCTTTTGCACGCATTTGACTTTAGGACAAAAGAGCTTAGAATGAGCCTTGATGACGAGGGTCAAATTTCGCAAACTAGGTTCGAAAGCGACTCCGACTCACACAGACTAGTTGAAGACTGCATGCTTTTAGCAAACAAAGCTGCTGCAAAGCTCATCACAAAGGGCGTTTTTAGAAACCACGCATCGCCTGATTTTAAAAAGATAGATACCTTGCTTGAAGACTTGCAGCTTTTGGGGCTTGACTTTACCTACGAGAGCGACCTTGCAAATTTGATAAGAAAGATCCAAGCAAAGGCCGATGAGCTGGGCAACCGCGAAGAGATAGATAAGCTCATCATCAAGTCTCAAAAAAAGGCTGAATACTCAAGTGAAAATTTAGGCCACTTTGGGCTTGGATTTGATAGATACACGCACTTTACAAGCCCTATTAGACGCTATTCTGATCTTATTTTGCACAGGCTTTTAAAGGCTAAAATTTCAAAAGATGAGAAGCTTTACAACTTCTTACTTTTAAACATCCAAAGCACCTGCGCAACCTTAAGCGAGCTTGAAAGAGAGGCCGACAAGGTGGCCTACGACTTTATGGATAGGAAATTTGCACGCTGGGCAGTTGCAAACATCGACAAAGAGGTGCGTTGCTACGTGAGTGAAAACCAAAATGTTTTGGTCGCTAAGCTTGATGATCATTTTGTTGGAGCTAGGATTTTCATCACTGGATACAGCGCAAATTTACTTCAAAAGCTTGTCGTAAAGATCACAGAGGCTGACATCGCGAGCGCTAAAATTTTTGCAAAAGTGGTAAGAAAGATCGATGTATAG
- the tatC gene encoding twin-arginine translocase subunit TatC, with protein MFEELRPHLIELRKRLFISIVSIFVCFGICFTFWNPLLAWMSEPLKQVLPAGSNIIFTQIQEPFFTAMKVAFFAGLVLALPIIFWQFWLFVAPGLYDNEKKYVIPFVLSASFMFACGAAFCYYVVIPLGFTFLVNFGGQLFTALPSIGEYVGFFTKLLIGFGISFELPVITFFLAKIGLVDDKMLKDYFRYAVVVIFIFAAIVTPPDVISQILMALPLIGLYGISIIVAKRAGKSDDDEQDSDTNSDAGDE; from the coding sequence GTCTGTTTTGGCATCTGTTTTACATTTTGGAATCCACTGCTTGCATGGATGAGCGAGCCGCTAAAGCAGGTCTTGCCAGCTGGCTCAAACATCATCTTTACGCAAATTCAAGAGCCATTTTTCACTGCGATGAAGGTCGCCTTTTTTGCTGGTTTGGTGCTTGCTTTGCCTATCATTTTTTGGCAGTTTTGGCTATTTGTCGCACCTGGACTTTATGACAATGAAAAAAAATATGTGATCCCATTTGTCCTCTCTGCTTCATTTATGTTTGCGTGCGGGGCGGCGTTTTGCTACTACGTGGTCATCCCGCTTGGCTTTACATTTTTGGTAAATTTTGGCGGTCAGCTCTTTACGGCACTGCCAAGTATCGGCGAATACGTGGGCTTTTTCACGAAACTGCTGATCGGCTTTGGAATTTCATTTGAGCTGCCAGTCATTACATTTTTCTTAGCAAAGATAGGCCTAGTCGATGACAAGATGCTAAAAGACTACTTTAGATACGCAGTAGTCGTCATTTTCATCTTTGCAGCCATCGTCACACCGCCAGATGTTATAAGTCAAATTTTAATGGCACTGCCACTCATCGGACTTTATGGAATTTCTATCATAGTCGCCAAAAGAGCTGGCAAAAGCGACGATGATGAACAAGATAGCGACACAAACAGCGACGCAGGCGATGAGTGA
- a CDS encoding HDOD domain-containing protein yields MNESIFKKIKALPPLDDTVIQIQRLHADENSSINDLTKVVEKDPMLTANILRSANSPLYGFSQEITTIARAISLFGMATIRGFALSSAIKKTFSINLEPYDITAQDFLNISIMQNALMYHWYSKIKPKNLEILSPASFMLEVGKIVLAHELTENNQVAEFKTKLKQISSTYDLALLESEILDITNEEVTAKIFEQWNLEIELGNSILYSNTPEEAPDHIKEYARALKVVKTAVNIFNQLDDVSVNNATLLINEYGFERDTFLMAVSKVKDNL; encoded by the coding sequence ATGAATGAATCAATTTTTAAAAAAATCAAAGCGCTTCCGCCACTAGACGACACTGTCATACAGATCCAGCGCCTACATGCTGACGAAAATAGCTCGATAAATGACCTCACAAAAGTGGTCGAGAAAGACCCTATGCTAACAGCAAATATCTTGCGTTCAGCAAACTCACCACTTTACGGATTTTCTCAAGAGATCACAACTATCGCAAGAGCCATTTCACTTTTTGGCATGGCTACTATCCGCGGTTTTGCGCTATCAAGTGCCATTAAAAAGACCTTTTCTATAAATTTAGAGCCATATGACATTACCGCACAAGATTTTTTAAATATCTCAATCATGCAAAATGCTTTGATGTATCACTGGTACTCTAAGATAAAACCTAAAAATCTAGAAATTCTCTCTCCTGCTTCATTTATGCTTGAAGTTGGCAAGATCGTTTTAGCACATGAACTCACAGAAAATAACCAAGTTGCTGAGTTTAAAACAAAGTTAAAACAAATTTCATCTACCTATGATCTTGCGCTTTTAGAGTCTGAAATTTTAGACATCACAAACGAAGAGGTCACGGCTAAAATTTTTGAGCAGTGGAATTTAGAGATCGAGCTTGGAAATTCTATCCTCTACTCAAACACTCCAGAAGAGGCACCTGATCATATAAAAGAGTACGCAAGAGCGTTAAAAGTAGTAAAAACAGCGGTTAATATCTTTAACCAGCTTGATGATGTGAGCGTAAATAACGCAACACTTCTTATAAACGAATATGGCTTTGAGAGAGATACATTTTTAATGGCTGTTAGCAAAGTCAAAGACAATTTGTGA
- the queA gene encoding tRNA preQ1(34) S-adenosylmethionine ribosyltransferase-isomerase QueA — protein sequence MSDINDISSYDYFLPNELIAKEPVLPKEEARLLVYIKKTKEIKHYKFKDLASLIPEDAAVIFNNTKVVKARILGHKQSGGACEVMLNQPVGDNKFSVYIRGRVSVGSVLNFADSIKVNVLELNDDGSRVVNFTKDGVILDTARLFSELEKIGHVPLPPYIKRADTKDDESWYQSIFAKNSGAVAAPTASLHFSEQMLEQIKAKHEVAYITLHVGAGTFKGVGCQNINDHKMHSEFYELSEKAQEIINSNKPILGVGTTVTRCVEEFARSKQPSGFCKLFLNLNNRPIRQNYLLTNFHLPKSTLIMLVTSFIGLEETMRIYETAVSEKYRFYSYGDGMLVI from the coding sequence ATGAGTGATATAAACGATATCTCAAGCTACGACTACTTTTTGCCTAACGAGCTCATCGCAAAAGAGCCAGTTTTGCCAAAAGAAGAGGCAAGACTGCTTGTTTATATTAAAAAAACAAAAGAGATAAAACACTATAAATTTAAAGATCTAGCCAGTCTCATCCCAGAGGACGCGGCGGTCATTTTTAACAACACAAAGGTGGTTAAGGCCCGCATTTTAGGACACAAACAAAGTGGCGGAGCCTGCGAAGTGATGCTAAATCAGCCAGTTGGCGATAATAAATTTAGCGTATATATAAGGGGCAGAGTAAGTGTCGGTAGCGTTTTAAATTTCGCTGATAGCATAAAGGTAAATGTGCTTGAGCTAAATGACGATGGCTCAAGGGTGGTAAATTTCACCAAAGATGGCGTCATTTTAGATACGGCGCGACTTTTTAGCGAGCTAGAAAAGATCGGCCACGTCCCACTCCCTCCATATATCAAAAGAGCTGATACAAAGGACGATGAGAGCTGGTACCAAAGTATATTTGCTAAAAATAGCGGCGCAGTCGCGGCTCCAACAGCCAGTCTGCACTTTAGCGAGCAGATGCTAGAGCAGATAAAGGCAAAGCACGAGGTCGCCTACATCACGCTTCACGTGGGCGCTGGGACATTTAAGGGCGTGGGGTGCCAAAACATAAATGACCACAAAATGCACTCTGAGTTTTATGAGCTAAGCGAAAAAGCTCAAGAGATCATAAACTCAAATAAGCCAATTCTCGGCGTTGGCACGACGGTTACTAGGTGCGTTGAAGAGTTTGCTAGAAGCAAGCAGCCAAGCGGCTTTTGCAAGCTATTTTTAAACCTAAATAATAGACCGATCAGGCAAAACTACCTTTTAACAAATTTTCACCTGCCAAAATCAACGTTGATCATGCTAGTTACTAGCTTCATAGGGCTTGAAGAGACGATGAGGATTTATGAAACGGCAGTTAGCGAAAAGTATAGATTTTACTCTTATGGCGATGGGATGCTTGTGATATGA
- a CDS encoding divergent polysaccharide deacetylase family protein, whose protein sequence is MSEKKTTKKRPAKKSAGRSYNKIFLGIGVIAAILIVALIAALSIKNKDVEQISKVNEPKSEKQISKKDEQKVASKDKKQEYEKRKYPLKFDEDENLSKIFTDPKHKSELALKPKTEPKEQKKITPETKSEVKVETKKEEPKKEQNDTKNLLANLYKNMQSSADAISEAKSEEKPEQKVEQVIEPFYAGKNEIKTEIKTETKTEQNKSVEANLSIKENLKHSEILKPEPTKKSEVEPSNKAKKQIYSEKQQKESAKKDDFAVVPFTPNSSVKGRAKLVLIIDDVATFEHASMVKSIGLKITPSIFPATKTHPDTPNIARTFEFYMIHLPMQAKHFDSPEIGTLTVNESFESMHEKIKKIRKDFPRAKYTNNHTGSRFTSDYDAMDKAYRALIEQGFIFVDSKTIAQTAVARAAKKYNQPYISRDIFLDDDPSASAVRRELVAAVNLAKKRGYAIAIGHPKKNTIAVIKASKNNILKDVEVVYLKDIL, encoded by the coding sequence TTGAGCGAAAAAAAGACTACAAAGAAGCGTCCTGCAAAAAAGAGTGCAGGTCGCTCTTATAATAAAATTTTCCTTGGTATCGGCGTCATTGCTGCCATTTTGATAGTAGCACTCATAGCAGCTCTTAGCATCAAAAACAAAGATGTTGAGCAGATAAGCAAAGTAAATGAGCCAAAGAGCGAGAAGCAAATTTCAAAAAAAGATGAGCAAAAAGTTGCTAGCAAAGATAAAAAACAAGAGTATGAGAAGAGAAAATACCCTCTAAAATTTGATGAAGATGAAAATTTAAGTAAAATTTTTACCGATCCTAAACATAAAAGTGAGCTTGCTCTAAAGCCAAAAACTGAGCCAAAAGAGCAAAAAAAGATAACTCCCGAGACAAAATCTGAAGTAAAAGTAGAAACTAAAAAAGAAGAGCCAAAAAAAGAGCAAAACGATACGAAAAATCTACTTGCAAATTTATATAAAAATATGCAAAGTAGCGCAGATGCAATCTCTGAAGCAAAGAGTGAAGAAAAGCCAGAGCAAAAGGTCGAGCAGGTAATCGAGCCATTTTACGCAGGCAAAAATGAGATAAAAACAGAGATAAAAACAGAGACAAAAACAGAGCAAAACAAAAGTGTTGAAGCAAATTTAAGCATAAAAGAAAATTTAAAGCATAGTGAAATTTTAAAACCTGAGCCTACTAAAAAAAGTGAGGTTGAGCCTAGTAATAAAGCCAAGAAGCAAATTTACAGCGAAAAGCAGCAAAAAGAGAGTGCGAAAAAAGATGACTTTGCAGTTGTGCCATTTACTCCAAATAGCAGCGTAAAAGGGCGTGCAAAGCTGGTGCTAATAATCGATGATGTGGCGACATTTGAGCATGCTAGCATGGTAAAGTCAATCGGTCTAAAGATAACGCCGTCCATTTTTCCAGCGACAAAAACTCATCCAGATACGCCAAACATCGCTAGAACGTTTGAGTTTTATATGATACATCTGCCGATGCAGGCAAAGCACTTTGATAGTCCAGAGATAGGCACGCTCACAGTAAATGAGAGCTTTGAGAGTATGCATGAAAAGATAAAAAAGATACGCAAAGACTTCCCGCGTGCAAAATATACAAATAACCACACAGGATCACGATTTACTAGTGATTATGACGCGATGGACAAGGCATATAGAGCGCTGATAGAGCAGGGCTTTATCTTTGTTGATAGTAAGACGATCGCTCAAACAGCCGTGGCAAGGGCTGCTAAAAAGTATAATCAGCCTTACATTTCAAGAGATATATTTTTAGATGATGATCCATCGGCTAGTGCGGTTAGACGAGAGCTTGTAGCTGCTGTAAATTTAGCCAAAAAAAGGGGCTATGCGATCGCCATCGGACACCCAAAAAAAAACACGATCGCAGTGATAAAAGCTAGCAAAAACAATATCTTAAAAGATGTAGAAGTTGTCTATCTAAAAGATATTTTATGA
- the ruvX gene encoding Holliday junction resolvase RuvX, with amino-acid sequence MREKFMAIDVGLKRIGLAFGFGEVVTPLEPVLRKNRNQAARDVSQKVNEYAPNTLVVGVPIGGSSEDEMRRRIEHFVSLLDVQANIVYQDEAFSSSEASEIYTNTKRDGRLDSVSATIILKRYLKIL; translated from the coding sequence ATGAGAGAGAAATTTATGGCGATCGATGTTGGACTAAAGCGCATAGGGCTTGCTTTTGGCTTTGGAGAGGTCGTGACGCCCCTTGAGCCAGTTCTTAGAAAAAACCGCAACCAAGCCGCAAGAGATGTGAGCCAAAAAGTAAATGAATACGCTCCAAACACGCTAGTAGTGGGCGTGCCAATCGGCGGCAGTAGCGAAGATGAGATGAGAAGGCGCATAGAGCATTTTGTCTCGCTTCTTGATGTGCAGGCTAATATCGTCTATCAAGATGAGGCTTTTAGCAGCAGCGAGGCAAGTGAAATTTACACAAACACAAAGCGAGATGGCAGGCTTGATAGCGTCTCAGCCACTATCATCTTGAAGAGATATCTAAAAATTTTATAA
- the rpsR gene encoding 30S ribosomal protein S18 yields the protein MAEKRKYSRKYCKFTEAKIDFIDYKDTSLLKYCLSERFKIMPRRLTGTSKRYQEMVEKAIKRARHAAIIPYIVDRKDVASNPFEGL from the coding sequence ATGGCAGAAAAAAGAAAATATTCACGCAAATATTGCAAATTTACAGAAGCAAAGATTGATTTTATAGACTACAAAGATACTTCACTTTTGAAGTATTGTTTGTCAGAGAGATTTAAAATCATGCCAAGACGCCTAACTGGCACATCAAAAAGATACCAAGAGATGGTAGAAAAAGCGATCAAGAGAGCTCGCCACGCAGCTATCATACCTTACATAGTTGATCGCAAAGACGTAGCTTCAAATCCTTTTGAAGGTCTATAA
- the holA gene encoding DNA polymerase III subunit delta: MYRKDLELNLANANLSNYFLLFGADEFQIELFGKEILSIYASEDANLLSLYFDEYNYTQASSHLSEQSLFGGKNILYVKSDKKIPSKELKELISLCSKSHDNYFLFELYEADMKLVFDTQKAFGTNFARFFKPSNPDEAINLLAKNSAKIGLNITKNALYELYFTHNENLYLAASELTKLKSLNTHIEQDDVKRLVFGLGGINFDDFFNKFMALKDIKNDFFTYLEDPNFNEILLLNSLYKAFFRLFKIYSYIKINGRLNLDEAIGYQPPVNVANLLKANSLKISLNAYLEIFKTLNLAELELKTNTKMDKEIFVLSTILNLQHLISTANIK, translated from the coding sequence ATGTATAGAAAAGATTTGGAGCTAAATTTAGCAAATGCAAATTTAAGCAACTACTTCTTGCTTTTTGGCGCGGATGAGTTTCAGATAGAGCTTTTTGGCAAGGAAATTTTAAGCATTTATGCAAGCGAAGATGCAAATTTATTAAGCCTTTATTTTGACGAGTACAACTACACACAAGCAAGCTCTCACCTAAGCGAGCAGTCGCTTTTTGGTGGCAAAAATATCCTCTATGTAAAAAGCGACAAAAAGATCCCATCAAAAGAGCTAAAAGAGCTCATCTCACTTTGCTCAAAGAGCCATGACAACTACTTTTTGTTTGAGCTTTATGAGGCCGATATGAAGCTAGTTTTTGATACGCAAAAGGCATTTGGGACAAATTTTGCTAGATTTTTTAAGCCCTCAAACCCAGATGAAGCGATAAATTTACTAGCTAAAAACTCAGCTAAGATAGGACTAAACATAACCAAAAACGCACTTTATGAGCTTTATTTTACACATAATGAAAATTTATACCTTGCAGCAAGCGAGCTAACAAAACTAAAGAGCCTAAACACCCACATCGAACAAGACGATGTAAAAAGGCTTGTTTTTGGACTTGGCGGGATAAATTTTGATGACTTTTTCAATAAATTTATGGCTCTAAAAGATATAAAAAACGACTTTTTTACCTACTTAGAAGATCCAAATTTTAATGAAATTTTACTTCTAAACTCACTTTACAAAGCATTTTTTAGGCTGTTTAAAATTTACTCTTACATCAAGATAAATGGCCGCTTAAATTTAGACGAAGCGATCGGTTATCAGCCACCTGTAAATGTGGCAAATTTATTAAAAGCAAATAGCTTAAAGATAAGTTTAAATGCCTATTTGGAGATATTTAAAACGCTAAATTTAGCCGAGCTAGAGCTAAAAACAAATACAAAAATGGATAAAGAAATTTTCGTTTTATCAACCATTTTAAACCTCCAACACCTCATATCAACAGCAAATATTAAGTAA